The region tatttattctttaagggCTTAGCGGGGAACTTGGGAACATTATTTCATCATGTTCATGAGCATGACAAATAGGTTAAATCTCTTTAAAATatagcttattaaaaaaaaaaaaaaaatcttgtttagTGACTGtctaatgatttttttcttactttattaatctaaaaatagtCATTGTTTTCAAGTGAAGGcacaacaatgttttttttaacaaaaaaataataataatttttccatcattacaaggttttaaactgttttaaattacactttagccttgaggtgtggaaatatatttaaatgtgaaatatatacaatataaataataataatcataataattagTGAAAAGTTAAtaattcagggttttaaaaaagtaacatGTAATTCAAAGTCATATTCAAATGGGAAggactataaataaaaatattgataatgaaaaaacaaagcaagaaaaTAATTACTTCTACTCGTCCATGAATGGATATTAATCTGCTTTTACGATTCATTACTGTAATCTGCAgtttgattggccaaagtacgtgacctgaCATTTGATTGGACTTTCAAAAGATACAGCAGGCAGCGTGATTGGTTTTGATAACATGATGCCGTGGCTGTAATTGGCCCAGCCTGCACGAACCAGCGGCCATCATGTACCACTAAGGTCGCCCGTAAAAGCTAGCACCTGTCAACTCTGCAATCTTtggcgagtaggttggattgagtaaattgtgaatagagagttATAGTAAGTATTGAGTAGGCCAGGGGTGgccaactccagtcctcgagggccggattcctgagacttttagatgtgtccctgctccaacacatctgaatcaaatgaatggctcgttatcattgcttcagcagagcttgatgacaacacattggtttcaaccaggtgtgttgaccaccaaaacctcagggtttagttactctttaactaaGTGACTAGAATAAGCTTGGCCTGGTTGACAGAAAACCATAGGTTGAGGTCACAACTGGAACATACACTTGAGCTGGTAGGAATGAAGAGTCAAATTGAGGCTTTACCTTGGAGGAGCGCATGAGAGCACAGAGCTCAGCACAAAACACTTGAGTGGTGTCATTCGAACGTTGGTAAGTCGGATGGATCTGATTGAAGCTAGAACCTCAGCAGATAACCTCGGGTTTTGAAACTCATACAGCAGGACCAGTAAATCCATCAGCTCCTCTGGTGGCTGTGGCTTGCTGAGTTCTAGCACAAACAAAAGCCTTTTTAGCATTAACCATTAATATGAAGTAATCTAAATGACAACCTTGAAGGTAACAATtgcagcaagttcattttgtcttgtttttctaaataagtaaggcttcatttattcagacaacttttttgaCTGCCAACCACCAGTCTTCCTCACAGGCATCTAGTAATTTTCTGTTCTAAAGTGGTCTGATATTGAAGACTCACACGGATGGGGGAAAAATGGGTCACAATAGGAAAATTTGAAGTCTGCAATATCCAACCACTGCAGAACagaaaatcacatcattgaatgggacaacacaaaaacaattgcgacaaaaggaaacaaacacaaatgctgGATCAAAGAAGCCATCGAGATCAGGAAGCGGAGCTTTATCATCAACAGGGATGAGGGGACATTTTTACTCTCCCACACCTGGGACTCTCTCCTCCAGAGACCATAGGGcggcagggggcgtggccagcctgcgAGAATTCTCATGTTGGCCACACCCAGAAActactcataaggacacatgaaagtAATGCTTTCCTTTAGAAcaactaacaattatttttctgttttgaatcacatacagtattttagaCTGCTTTTTTACCTGCTTAAATCCTTCCACCAGTGAACGTCTCCCTGTTGTACtgtgacagcatgttttacagagaggaattaaaacaatgacataaaacatgtatttattgtgcagttgttatatttaacacatgaaatgttattgaaattacaataaaatcatgaataaattaaatatcacaaactttaAATTGTAAGTTTTCTTGAACAAAGTACTAAGAGCAAATAAAGAGTGTAAATAAGTAATTTTAAAAAGCAAGAGTTAACCTGTCAGCAGGTTATGGAGGTAATGAtgtttaaaccaatcacagaattttttttacttaaatcaagtccattaaatgaaataataaataacatcttTTGAAAAAATCCCTACAAGTTAAGAAATGTCTAATATTATCCAAATCACATAgttgataataaatgaaaaaggtttactgttcagaataaacaatagcatcagcagaaaaaactatttcaaagtGGGTATGTCACTAACTCACTGATGAGTGCAGTGAAACATGGTTTCAGACCTAATAAAACCTATTTCAATCACAGACCATTTGCTAACAAGCACATTtgtatcatacctgtcaagttttggatttgaaaaaagggaaattttctggcgcccactacgagccatcCCGCCTgctcaaccaagctccagtattccttatattttaagataggtgtacaagaaatctaaaatacccacttgtcaaccatttactaaatacaattatgtgattagaatctggtaagtcgacctttattaacattgaaatgctgtgaacattcctactcgggctgggcaatatggaccaaaactcatatctcaatatattttctcaaatggtgatatatgatataaatctagataattttgtccaataaagtctgaccagaaagacaattctgggttaaatttgctgatgcaaaatgctacacagggacatttattaacaaacagctgatcaatatgtgcactcaaaaatccatctaactgagctttacatgctgttctgagaagtaaaagcagcgactcctaaaactaatattttgatacataagctataatatatacatatatatattgaaatatgaaatattgtagttttctatatcgtcaaaatggaaaactcgatacatcttgaatctcgatatatcgcccagctctaattcctaaattataaaacagcctaaataaaaacataaatgggtatatgaagcacatgtatttatttaatatactttgtttatatacaagtcaacacgttgcacatttactgttaatttcgcattgcttgtctttaagttagacattaacattttattttcattatatattttctcatgctcactcatgtggttctctggtattcactaatgacttattagacacatttgttgcagaatttagattctttaacactttttgaaagcagtgtatatttgtggggcttgtgattggctgatttttcattgTGACTTACgcggttccttccgctgtgatAAACGCTATAATCTCAGTTACAAATCTTACAGaaagtgtaactgtgtcccatccagctgctctttaggaaggcaaactctgtcacattttacaacgtatttacacgtTTTCATTCATCAATCTCTtttgagttgtttccgggtttgttgccgctgtttgcactaatctcgcgagaaccgccacccaggccatttcaggtggcagttctcgcgaggccaGTGAcgccgttcagtttagtaaggcatcttttaattattattacattaaaatacgggatatttacaggaaaatacaaatacgggaagatggcgagagtttcccggccaaaacgggacacttgacaggtatgatttgTATGTGATTACAAAAGAAAGATTGAGGAAATATCAGCGGTAGTGATGTCACTCCTCTCTCAATTCGTGTACAAACTGGGGCTCCGCTGTGTTTCTTTTTCGGGTGTCCGTGTATCTCCGTTGTGCATTAATGATTGACAGCGAACATTTCAAGTTTTTCCCCGGTTTGTTTCCGGTGAAAAGTTCTGAAGAGACTTAAGCTTCTTCTGTGTTTTCCTCTCTCTGCCATTCTTCTTCTTCGCTGTTTACTAAAGTTAGTTGGGCGACACTGTCCCTAGCAGTCAATGTAAGGCACTGTACCAAAAAGAAAGCAGGACGCGGCCACGGATTTTGTCATTAATTGACTAGATTAAACAATGCGTCGAcgctataaaatccacgttgaCGAATTTTTGTAGTCGACAACCGATTATGTcgactaatcattgcagcctAACTTTCCTTATGAGAGAACTCGttgggatacatcaaagcaatcactagaggcctctgaggaaaactggcagttggcagtcaaaacatgtcaggagatctaatttcctaaaaaaagttgtctgaataaatgaaactttacatATTACTTTGATGAACTGATAACTGATTGTTGATATGTAATCACAAGCACATTAGTATTGCCTTCATAGTGTCCTTAAAACATCCAAGTtctaagtaagtaagtatttatttataaagcgcttttcgcagataaaatcacaaagtgctgtacacagaaacaataaacatacatttacaaaaaattctatcaaattttaaaaagtagacAATATTatgtaaacatgaaaataacacGTATGTTACCTCTGACCAGATACTTCCTGAGAGCACGAGTAATCTGCACAACAGTGGTGCTTTGAATATTGCAGTGGAGTTGCTCGAGGATCACACGGTTCCTGTAATGCAGTAATCCACCCATAAAAATTGGGTATAGTTCAAAAGGCTGGGCTTCACTGTATTGCTGGGGTTGTGGACCGTGTACTCCAAGAAGGCTTTTCTCCACCTGATCCAGGATGTCCTCATTATAGCTATCCTCAGTTCGGAACATCTCAGCTGCCATGGTTTTGGCGATACTGCCCTTGTTCCGACTGCTGATCTTATCGTAGAGCTTTGGAAAGAACTTAAGGAGCTTAAATATGGCAAAGATTCTGAGGGGGACAAATTTTGAAAGGACAGCGACAAGGGCACTGACATCTTCTCCAGCCTGACCAATTGCCACAGACACCTGTTTACTCAGCTTCTCCAGAGCGGATTTGTTCTCTCCTAGAACTACGTAGAGGGCAGCTAGGTACTCCTGCATGGCTGGGACAGCGAACACATACCTCCTATTGTCAGCCTCACTGAAATCTTTCAATAAATGTTTGGAGCTCTCAATGCACGGCGCCATGAAGAAGTCCAGCACATCAGTCCAAAACACAGCTAGCTGGCGCAACTCCTCATCTGTTTTGGTCTCACCTCCGATCCATTGTTCCAGTTCCTTTTCCGAAAATGAAGTGCGTTTGTGTGACACACCGTCAAACGCCAGTTTCCCAACAGTGCGAACCACATAGAGCATCAGGGAGTTCTGATGCTCCTGAACAAGAACATTGGACCCTACTCCAGAACCCAGTACCTCACCTCCAAAGTTGAGCCTGAGGAAGCTGGTGTAGATACCAGTGAGCGTTTGGATGGGGGCCTTCGAGTCAGTAAAATGGAGAAAGTGTAATGTGGCACATGTGAGCCAGCAGTAGGAGGGGAGGAAGCAGGCGGCAGCCAGCTGGCTTTCTCTCTGTAGGTTGAGGTAAAGTAGCTCCACGAGAGCCTGAGCCTCCTGATTGTGCTCAGTATCACTACTCCCCTGCAACAGCCGGCCTGTAAAGTACGCCCGTTGACGGTCTGGGTCATTGAAGCCACAAATCTGAGCGTATCGACTAACATACTTTGGAGGGATCCGGTCAAGGGCAGACAACCTGGTGGTGACCAAAATGCTTGCCTGGTGAAGATACAGTGATTGTTTAAATGTTAAGTGCAATACAAATACAACATTAttagtattgttattaataaccCATCCCAATCACTGACAAATACACAGGTGAGATTTATGCTATATTTTATCAAAGAGGCTGTTGAATTTGGCCACTTTGCATTTTAGAGAAAAACTAATGTATCTATGTGTAGAAACATAAAAACTCAGTTCTGCTGTGGCAATAAAAACAGCTACGTTTTTAATGCCACAGcaataaaaagtaattgtattctatttgatataaatatacattttattgcagtttttaaatCAGAGTAAATACCAAAACCATGACCCGAGCTAATCTTATCAAGCGGGCCGGTTTATAATGAATATAGGTAAATAGATTGCTAAATGATGGAAACAACAAagtcacacaaaattaaaaaactcCAAAACTTATTAGAGGAAGTACCAACACATATCACAGAATTAATATGAAGTAAATAactataattgaaaaaataaaaagtcataaacAGTAAGGCATTGTGATTTATGTTACATGTGCAAATGGTGATTATTATAAATCTACATCAAAGCTCTGTGTGTTACCAGTCATCTTTGTAAAGACAATGGTACAGTTGTCTTTTATAATAATTGTTTTCATCTGTTTTATATGTATGTGCTTTTATCTTGTGTATACTGATTttgtctttgcttttttttattaagtcgATTATAAAATCATATTATTTCATTGGTATTCATATATAACTCATAACCAAgttatttacaataaatatcCAACAGTTTGATCAAATCACCATCACAATAGTATCTGAATTAATTAAATCCAGGCATTGCATTTTAGTGAATGACAAACACCTTACATGTTAGAACGTACCTCAGGCAGAAGGTACTTCCTCAACAGGTTTACCACCAACACATGTGTAGTCAGCGGCTCATTAGGATCACTACATAGCTCTGTGGAGCCTATCCGGAAGTCAAGCTGCATTTTTTCCATCCCGTTAAAAAGGAAGAGCACATCTTTTGCATGATCTCCCTCGCCGCTCAACAGAGGGTGTCTTCTCAGGTGGAGGTATTTCCTGCTAACCAGGTCCCTTAAAGAGGCCACACTGAAAGGAAAGGGAAAGATAACACTGAATACCTAACAAAATCCTAACGGACATAATCCTAACCCCTTATTAGAAAAGTGGACAACGTcccaattttatttcattttttttaatatatcaaATACCTAACCATAACCCCTGCCAACAAAAGGTTTGCACAATTGCCGGTGGTTgctaacaaaacatttttttttagataggaCATACATGTCCCTAATAGGGGCCGAGTGCTGCGTGCTTTGCGTTGGCACAGGGTGGATTAATGCTGGCGCAGTGGTTGGCTGAGCTTTGCTCTTGGTGCCATGGGCCTGCTCGGTTGCCGCTGGAAGGCATGGGTGAATGCTTCCGTGCGGCCTGGAGTTTGGGGGAGCAGGGCGCCGGCTGCAAGGGTGGTTCAGTTCCCCTCTAGTGCCCGTTTGCTTAGGGCTTCTCGTGGTACTGATGCAGCGCGATGGGCTTCAATAGCACCTTTGATGTGCACATCTGCTGTAAACGCACAGGAATGTGTGGTACAATGGGATAGCCTGATTGTATTAACTTCTttcattcctgcattcagacaAAATCAGAAGCATTGGTCaacatcatctgtcatcaatacgGTATCTGTAACTCTAAAGCGTGACAGAGTGTGATGCGCTGGACGTTTGAGGAAATAATcccacagagcgtcctgctttaatacagaggagaAAGAGACGCTTGCaatgaaacagaactattggcttcctacataatatgcagttttaaatataaattgtttaaagtacGAACTGAAGCTGAGCCTAGTttctaaatacagtatatgtgggaacagtttctggtatcCATTCTCTCATGCGCATTTCACAAATCTCCACATATGAGAGGTTGTTTCGCTTGTTATTTACTCTGCAGTGGGTCAAACTGTGGCTTTGCGTTGAACATAGTATAAAAACACCAGTTTGACCAGCATCGACAGAAGTCTGaggtctgtcagagtttcatttacTGAGCTGTAGCCAAGGCGAGGCGTGCAACTCTGGTGcgcacagctgatcagctccatGACGCTGCTCCCACAATCTTCCCAGGAAAAGGAGTGGACGACACAgataaaatattatgaaatttaACAAATTTTGTGCCGTCTAGAActgttaaatgtgaacatattagaaattAGGAAAATAATTTGTCACCCGGAGAATGAGCGTAAGGCCCACATTTCAGTGCTACTCCAtccagagtgcgtaactggaaTCAAGGTGCGCTGTGaatgacttaagtacagggggactgactgacaataaagctgactttgacttttgaCTTTGATATTATCGTCAAATATTTAACTACTAGTAATGAATTGTCTTGCTTGACCATATTTGTCTGATTAACTACAACAGTAAGTTGAACAAACATTTTTGCTAACAGACAACCTAAAACCCCAGGCTGGAACATCAGGATGTTATTCATGGTATTTGCATGCCTTTAAATCCTCCAGAGTCacaattttacacatttaccTCTCTGTTAAGTTTGAAAGTCATTAATCACATAAGATTTTTTCTACCCGTTATGTTTCTACACCTTCCTTGTCCCTTTGATTTCAATCATGTTATAGCTGATGGAAAGTTTTATCATGTTTGGGTCAGCAAAAGAGCGATGCCTACATAAAGGTCATAGGTAACTTACCTGGACAGCTTGCTGAGGTCCTCACAAGAAAAAGGCAGCAGCAGCTTAAAGTCTGTCAGAGTGCTCCCAGCACACCAGTCCAACACCAGCTTACGAACCACTGTACTTTTCCCAGTTCCCACAGCGCCGTACAACAGCACATTCAGTCCTCGACCTTCAGTCCAGCTATTCCCTGGTTCAAACAGCTGCTCTACAGTCACAGCAAGACGCTTGGGTACATGTGCTTGAAGAGGGTAACTCATAAGTTCACCCTTCTCCGTAGCCTTTCTTTCCAGTATCAGAGGATCCACATGCATAGTCTCTGGGCTGAAGACCCCACCAAACTGCTTCTCTTCCTGAGGAAGATGGCTGAACCACAGGAAAAGCTTCCTCTTGTGGATTCCTATTGGATCtgcagcagaaatattttttacaaagACTCGTTATTTAGTAATAATTACATGGAGCAATGGCGTCGTGGGGTCCAATAACAAGCCCAAAGCTTTAAGTGAAAgattttcagccaatcagcggcTTGCACCCCACATATGGACTCTTAAGCCGGCCCACAGACTGCATCGTCACCAGGAAGGTACTACCTCATGCTGCGTTCAATGTAACTCTGAACTCTCTCAAAATCATTTGTCTGACGTCTCATAACATTGATGGCACCGTGTAGAGCCAAATGTTGGTTGTAAAACAGTGATCAAAAGCATTTTAATACCAAGGAAATACGTTCACAAATTACTCACCGCAGTTGTGGAACACAGTAAAGCAGGCTTTAtttatgttgctgtttttatgattttaaaatgcatttacattttttcaggTTGGCTTAATTAAACTAGCCCATCCAGTTTTCTGGGGAGAGAGAGCGGGGAGCAAGTGAGGAAGAGAGCAAGAGAGCTGTCTTACTTGTTACGGTGGTCTATATTCTGCAAACATCTTCTTAGTCAAACAATTATCAATTTTTGATGACCTAACCTGATATAAGCAGGTTTTAACAGCCTACTTCATCCAGTAAAAGTTTGCCACTTTACTGTGTCCGTTGTTTGCTGCGtctatttgttaaaaaataaataaataaattcaaacgACTGTACTTTAAAATTGGAAATTGTACATGGATAACGCAATAaagttttttgcaatttttaaaataagtaattaactcactcagtgccattgacgagatatctcgtcatttcaaatccatacgctcagtgccattgacgagatatctcgtcatttgcatttttttacggggattactagaaaacaccctggcggtgGTCTCttatcaatatctaagctgtggggtgttgtagtgaccaactgtgtcctgaagatggcagcggtgcacctttagatgagagattagccactgatgctacccagcaaaggaggaagaagcaggaaaagaagtgagattatggctctatgaagtgatattgtgacgtatccagcagctcacagcaccacatactaacagaacatgtgtggacctgagtggattattgataatgttgtgatcgtgagataaaaccatcaactaaccgggccaaacgggtcattgctgcgtgtcggggggaggggggtacaaaatacccccagcctgtgagccagatagcaaaataataggtgacatgtaggaagtagcagcgcacctttggatgcgagatcatccatgctcatcggagctcagaggaagaaagAAAGGCATTTACgcgacagaaaatggcgctacgtgcagagctgacgttcccagcagcgcacactccgaCCAGAGGAAGTGTGgagattgtgagataaaaccataaaaaaacgggtaagcagtgacactctgtatgtctgggaggaggaggaagttacgtgtgtacagactgatgggagacaaagttggaggaacgccaaaatacagtaagaaatccattcaactctgacccagatagataaataaaaataattttgccatcaaaagcccggtctgtgtctttttttttagttttatataaggaaacgatgttcagatgttagagttgtcactaaagcaaaaaaaagctttaaagtcacagggtgacaggtttttttttacaaaaaggcttttttctcagcgttttgctctgaaactgaagatttgtgtaaaacttgctctattcaacggctgattacaaaagaacgaaacaagccagaaacattttttttttgatgaaagtagaggcttcaatctttcagaatctggtgtcagatttcagatagtcatagtagaaaatattctgtggttctttaaaaatcagtcaaaatgctcaaaaacggctggcactgaggggggtagaaaatctcagaatggctggcactgaatgagttaaactaGTAAAATTTGGAAGAATTGAAGGAGAACATAAGTTTGGGTGCTACATAAATGCATTGTGGAAGTGGttttatgaaagataaaaacaattatatccCCTTTCATCAAGTCAAGAACAGTTCCTTATACTGTACCTTTTTGCCCCGTTCcccacaaaaaaagaaaccaactTTCTATCCCTGCAGATCTGAACCTCACCATATTTACTAaggtacagaaaaaaaacatttgttgtcagagcATGCAGATAATACAAGACAAGATAAgacaaaaaatactgtatatacctgGTTCTGAAGGGGTGGAGCAGAAGCTTCTGCTGTAAACACCAACTGTGGGAAGGCAAACCTTTATTTTCCTCTTCCATCTCAACAGTGGGAACACTGGACTGAGCAGCCTGGAAAACCACACAATACACCAGTAGTTCTCAGACTTAGAGTTTTACCCCCATGGAGAGGTGTCCACACACATTTGCTATCCGACATAGAGTTACAGTATCATTTCAGTGGTAAAAACAACCAGAATgcaattgatatatatatatatatatatatatataaatttgatAAAAGCATAAGTGAATTCTCTTTAAACAGTAAAATTCTCATCTTGTATTCTACACTATATACAGTGgctacggaaagtattcagacccctttcaatttttcactctgtttcattgcagccatttgctaaattaaaaaaagttaattttatttctcattaatgtacagtcagcaccccatcttgacggaaaaaacaaatgtagaaatttttgcaaatgtattaaaaacgaaaaactgaaatatcacatggtcattAGGATTCAGAGCCTTTGCTGATATAGGGTGTACTCACaatggcaaccagggccgttcctaaccagctctgtgcatgtgtgaaaccatgggggaccattgtctggcctgcgtaggtgtgaactgcactgCAGGGGGGGTAACAGCCCGAttggtcctgctggaagaggtgggCCAAACAGCATACCAGACTGGCACGGTGGGCAgcgcatgtgcacacacacaactcgaCTCTACCCACGCGCAAAACGTGATGCCGTTTTACGGCACACAACATCCGCATTCCGCAACGATAGCGGCGTAAGAAGTGATCGTTGGCCGATGAAAAGGTCAGAGTTGGCGTTacctgtatgtatatataagtgacgtgcagtcagggtaggcaaggtaggcagtgcctacccaaggctgaattgatatttttattttttgttttaattataatataattatatatgatTAGGgagaggccacaccctctcccaaaagcacacggctgctctgcctctggccccatagcatgtttttatgtgtttgcgcatgcgcagtcagttccccaaaatgaaaaccatttatgtagaaaggcagctctctacactgcctttggacgtaaacgtgctatgctaaatgcaagttcacagtgcattagtgaattgatcccacgtagctgctacagctgctacgttctctctcACTCTtgcgagtgggcgggataacactacgatgatgatgatatacTTTATTAGTCCTcgaggggaaattcagtttcagttacatcccggcCAAGAAAGATGAAGCacaataacatatcacatgggCGACAGGTACGGGAGTACTGGGGAGCAGCCAGCAAGAGCAGCGCTAAGTTTCTTAGGTGAGAAATATGACATAATGGGTAGgaaaaagagataaaaaaggcaaaaaccaaactaggcccttgtagagaggggcggagttttggatcatgaaaaaactcttcagcaaacattgcaacaaaaacacaacaaacatacaattcaatacaacagcacgttagcacaggGAATGTATCTTTAGGATTGTTAGTTTgcaggtcagccacagtgtgGCGCTGCCCTTATGGTGCGCCTCCTACTGCCAACCGCTGGGaaggaggagggggtggagccaGAGGAGACGGTGATAAAGACAGgatatgtagtgatgtaggaggagtgaaagtgttcgttgagataagcctgtttactcAGACTCTCAT is a window of Gouania willdenowi chromosome 13, fGouWil2.1, whole genome shotgun sequence DNA encoding:
- the nlrx1 gene encoding NLR family member X1 isoform X3, with the translated sequence MTHLARLLSPVFPLLRWKRKIKVCLPTVGVYSRSFCSTPSEPDPIGIHKRKLFLWFSHLPQEEKQFGGVFSPETMHVDPLILERKATEKGELMSYPLQAHVPKRLAVTVEQLFEPGNSWTEGRGLNVLLYGAVGTGKSTVVRKLVLDWCAGSTLTDFKLLLPFSCEDLSKLSSVASLRDLVSRKYLHLRRHPLLSGEGDHAKDVLFLFNGMEKMQLDFRIGSTELCSDPNEPLTTHVLVVNLLRKYLLPEASILVTTRLSALDRIPPKYVSRYAQICGFNDPDRQRAYFTGRLLQGSSDTEHNQEAQALVELLYLNLQRESQLAAACFLPSYCWLTCATLHFLHFTDSKAPIQTLTGIYTSFLRLNFGGEVLGSGVGSNVLVQEHQNSLMLYVVRTVGKLAFDGVSHKRTSFSEKELEQWIGGETKTDEELRQLAVFWTDVLDFFMAPCIESSKHLLKDFSEADNRRYVFAVPAMQEYLAALYVVLGENKSALEKLSKQVSVAIGQAGEDVSALVAVLSKFVPLRIFAIFKLLKFFPKLYDKISSRNKGSIAKTMAAEMFRTEDSYNEDILDQVEKSLLGVHGPQPQQYSEAQPFELYPIFMGGLLHYRNRVILEQLHCNIQSTTVVQITRALRKYLVRELSKPQPPEELMDLLVLLYEFQNPRLSAEVLASIRSIRLTNVRMTPLKCFVLSSVLSCAPPSYYLQELDLSSCLLTRDMLQMLHPAFKHAHYLNLQFNSLGSESCILLRDLLLDPKSSLKSLQLCDNPLLDAGALTLLEALPGNQSLTHLSLMHTGLGDPGTLQLSEKLHQNVGLQDLNVAYNNIGDNAALALVDACREHPNIHTVQLHFVLRLMTVSSGCADGR
- the nlrx1 gene encoding NLR family member X1 isoform X2, encoding MTHLARLLSPVFPLLRWKRKIKVCLPTVGVYSRSFCSTPSEPDPIGIHKRKLFLWFSHLPQEEKQFGGVFSPETMHVDPLILERKATEKGELMSYPLQAHVPKRLAVTVEQLFEPGNSWTEGRGLNVLLYGAVGTGKSTVVRKLVLDWCAGSTLTDFKLLLPFSCEDLSKLSSVASLRDLVSRKYLHLRRHPLLSGEGDHAKDVLFLFNGMEKMQLDFRIGSTELCSDPNEPLTTHVLVVNLLRKYLLPEASILVTTRLSALDRIPPKYVSRYAQICGFNDPDRQRAYFTGRLLQGSSDTEHNQEAQALVELLYLNLQRESQLAAACFLPSYCWLTCATLHFLHFTDSKAPIQTLTGIYTSFLRLNFGGEVLGSGVGSNVLVQEHQNSLMLYVVRTVGKLAFDGVSHKRTSFSEKELEQWIGGETKTDEELRQLAVFWTDVLDFFMAPCIESSKHLLKDFSEADNRRYVFAVPAMQEYLAALYVVLGENKSALEKLSKQVSVAIGQAGEDVSALVAVLSKFVPLRIFAIFKLLKFFPKLYDKISSRNKGSIAKTMAAEMFRTEDSYNEDILDQVEKSLLGVHGPQPQQYSEAQPFELYPIFMGGLLHYRNRVILEQLHCNIQSTTVVQITRALRKYLVRELSKPQPPEELMDLLVLLYEFQNPRLSAEVLASIRSIRLTNVRMTPLKCFVLSSVLSCAPPSYYLQELDLSSCLLTRDMLQMLHPAFKHAHYLKLCDNPLLDAGALTLLEALPGNQSLTHLSLMHTGLGDPGTLQLSEKLHQNVGLQDLNVAYNNIGDNAALALVDACREHPNIHTVHLYLNPLSDVGKQSLYVRGVPQSVGGSGRRVKVLASVTEGSDVSEDWHPILSVIRENASSWDRDRVKQQLKVFLRDLEWGRQQQPSLWKRLHFRRVEKGVRQTLQMLEKDNAFSSK
- the nlrx1 gene encoding NLR family member X1 isoform X1 → MTHLARLLSPVFPLLRWKRKIKVCLPTVGVYSRSFCSTPSEPDPIGIHKRKLFLWFSHLPQEEKQFGGVFSPETMHVDPLILERKATEKGELMSYPLQAHVPKRLAVTVEQLFEPGNSWTEGRGLNVLLYGAVGTGKSTVVRKLVLDWCAGSTLTDFKLLLPFSCEDLSKLSSVASLRDLVSRKYLHLRRHPLLSGEGDHAKDVLFLFNGMEKMQLDFRIGSTELCSDPNEPLTTHVLVVNLLRKYLLPEASILVTTRLSALDRIPPKYVSRYAQICGFNDPDRQRAYFTGRLLQGSSDTEHNQEAQALVELLYLNLQRESQLAAACFLPSYCWLTCATLHFLHFTDSKAPIQTLTGIYTSFLRLNFGGEVLGSGVGSNVLVQEHQNSLMLYVVRTVGKLAFDGVSHKRTSFSEKELEQWIGGETKTDEELRQLAVFWTDVLDFFMAPCIESSKHLLKDFSEADNRRYVFAVPAMQEYLAALYVVLGENKSALEKLSKQVSVAIGQAGEDVSALVAVLSKFVPLRIFAIFKLLKFFPKLYDKISSRNKGSIAKTMAAEMFRTEDSYNEDILDQVEKSLLGVHGPQPQQYSEAQPFELYPIFMGGLLHYRNRVILEQLHCNIQSTTVVQITRALRKYLVRELSKPQPPEELMDLLVLLYEFQNPRLSAEVLASIRSIRLTNVRMTPLKCFVLSSVLSCAPPSYYLQELDLSSCLLTRDMLQMLHPAFKHAHYLNLQFNSLGSESCILLRDLLLDPKSSLKSLQLCDNPLLDAGALTLLEALPGNQSLTHLSLMHTGLGDPGTLQLSEKLHQNVGLQDLNVAYNNIGDNAALALVDACREHPNIHTVHLYLNPLSDVGKQSLYVRGVPQSVGGSGRRVKVLASVTEGSDVSEDWHPILSVIRENASSWDRDRVKQQLKVFLRDLEWGRQQQPSLWKRLHFRRVEKGVRQTLQMLEKDNAFSSK